The DNA sequence GGACTTCGACGCGGTGAAGCAGTTTCGGGCCTCGGTGTGTGTTCTCGGGCCACTGATCGCCAGATGCCGTCGAGCTGTGGTCGCGCTGCCGGGCGGCGACGCGATCGGCTCCCGGCCGCTCGACATGCACCAGAACGGGCTACGCCTTCTCGGCGCGCGCAGCGTCATCGAGCACGGTTGTGTGGTCGCCGAGGCCGACACGCTGATCGGAGCGCCGATCGCACTCGAGTTCCCCTCTGTCGGAGCCACAGAGAACATCCTCATGGCAGCGGTGCTGGCAGAGGGCGTGACGACGATCGACAACGCCGCCCGTGAACCCGAGATCGTCGATCTGTGCGTCATGCTGCAGCAGATGGGTGCCAAGATCTCCGGGGCTGGCACGTCAACCCTGACCGTGGAGGGGGTGGACCGTCTCCAACCGGTCACCCACCGGGTCATCGGGGACCGCATCGTGGCCGCCACGTGGGCGATCGCGGCGGTGATGACCCGCGGCGACATCGCGGTCAGTGGTGTCGACCCTCAACATCTCCAGCTCGTTCTCACAAAGCTGTCCGGGGCGGGCGCGACGGTCACCCAGTACGACAATGGCTTCAGGGTCACCCAGTCCGGCCGGCCCGTTGCCGTGAACTACTCGACTTTGCCGTTCCCAGGATTTCCGACCGACCTGCAGCCGATGGCCATCGCCCTCGCGTCGATCAGCGACGGGATGTCGGTGATCACCGAGAACGTCTTCGAAGCACGCTTTCGTTTTGTCGAGGAAATGGTCCGGCTGGGGGCCGACGCCCGCACCGATGGTCATCACGCGGTGATCCGCGGTATCGAACGACTGTCGAGCGCGCCGGTCTGGAGTTCGGACATCCGTGCCGGAGCCGGACTGGTCCTGGCCGGCCTGGTGGCCGATGGCGTCACGGAGGTCCACGATGTCTCCCACATCGACCGTGGCTATCCGGATTTCGTCGAGATCATGCGGAGCCTCGGCGCACAGATCGAACGGGTCGAGCCGCTTCCCCAGTAGTGACCGAAGCGATGGACCTGTCCTGATGGCCAGGTGGCCACGCTGACGTGATGGACATGAAGGCCCACTGCGCGGGTCAGGTGACCTTGTTTCCGGTGTGAGCTGGGCAACATCCTTGTGAGGCAACAGTTTCCGCCCAGCGCAAGGAGATACACGCAATGGCCA is a window from the Williamsia sp. DF01-3 genome containing:
- the murA gene encoding UDP-N-acetylglucosamine 1-carboxyvinyltransferase, which encodes MDDRFLVTGGARLTGEVEVVGAKNSVLKLMAAALLAEGTTTITNCPQILDVPLMAEVLRGLGASVSHSGDTVVIDTPAEPKFHADFDAVKQFRASVCVLGPLIARCRRAVVALPGGDAIGSRPLDMHQNGLRLLGARSVIEHGCVVAEADTLIGAPIALEFPSVGATENILMAAVLAEGVTTIDNAAREPEIVDLCVMLQQMGAKISGAGTSTLTVEGVDRLQPVTHRVIGDRIVAATWAIAAVMTRGDIAVSGVDPQHLQLVLTKLSGAGATVTQYDNGFRVTQSGRPVAVNYSTLPFPGFPTDLQPMAIALASISDGMSVITENVFEARFRFVEEMVRLGADARTDGHHAVIRGIERLSSAPVWSSDIRAGAGLVLAGLVADGVTEVHDVSHIDRGYPDFVEIMRSLGAQIERVEPLPQ